The window CCCGGACGGTTTTGTCTATGTGCCGGCGCATTTCCCTCACAGCGGGGTAAGCGCGCTTACTCACCTTGCGGGTAACGGAGGAATTTCAATGGATGCAGTGAGGGTTGAAACAGCATGATGGTTTGAGGTCCTTGGCCTGAGACTAAGTTGTTTCTGCCTTGTCCTTTGATAATTTTTGCGACAACTCCCTGCCCAGCGGAGAGCGCTTGTAGAATGTCTTGACCGTCAGGATAAGCAGGACCAAAAGACATGAAGCAATGGAGACCCTTAAAGCGAAGCCCCCGCGTACGCTGCTTCCAAAGAGTGTGAAGATCGCGGCCGCAGGCAGGAGGCCGATGATCGATCCTAAAATAAAGACTGATGTCCTTACTGAGGTCAGCCCTATCAGGATGCTGACAAACATGCATGTCAGAGGGAGCTGCCTCATCATTATGATCACCAGTAACCCGTGGCTCTGAAGATGGCCTTCAACAGCCTTAAGACGGCTGCCGATCTTCTGATGAAAAAGCGGGCGTCCTAAAAAACGTGTAAGCCAGAAAAGCACGCCGGAACCGGTGACGGCAGCCGCGGTGGACAATAATGTCCCGCTGAAGAAACCGAAGACCATACCAGCCAGAATGTGGATGATTGAGCGCGGAGCGCCCATGGCAATAAGTATTGCGCCGCCTGCAAAGAATATGACAGGCGCCATTGAATGATATCCTGCCAGCTTTTCCTGCAGCAGGTGCACG is drawn from Nitrospirota bacterium and contains these coding sequences:
- a CDS encoding VTT domain-containing protein; this encodes MKDIGLVGPENGKNSLNIIKTILLTFLLTGSLALVRYSPLGYYLDPAHVHLLQEKLAGYHSMAPVIFFAGGAILIAMGAPRSIIHILAGMVFGFFSGTLLSTAAAVTGSGVLFWLTRFLGRPLFHQKIGSRLKAVEGHLQSHGLLVIIMMRQLPLTCMFVSILIGLTSVRTSVFILGSIIGLLPAAAIFTLFGSSVRGGFALRVSIASCLLVLLILTVKTFYKRSPLGRELSQKLSKDKAETT